The Actinomycetota bacterium sequence ATTTTTCGAGAAATTCTTTAAAGATAAAAATGATATGACAATTGACGAAGCTTTAAGCGAAGTCAGTAAAATACCTGAATGCAAAATGGCATCAGAAAAAGGGGACGAACCTTTTTTAGTCGGAAACCTCGGGTCAAAAGCAATCGGCAAATATTTTGTAGATATGACAGGAGGGGTGGATCCGCCTGATGAAATTTTTAAATTACTGAAAAAAACAGGAATCGATACTATAATCGGGATGCATTACAATTCAGACAATATCAGCAGCATAATGAAAAGCAGACTATCTGCAATAATCTGCGGTCATATGGCCTGCGATTCCATAGGTATGAATATATTTTGCGATTTGCTTGAAAAAGAAGGTGTAAATATTATCAGCGGTTCCGGTTTTTACCGTTATAAAAGAAATGAACAAGATTGAACTGGTCGTTCCGGCTGGCGGTTATGAGCAGTTGAAGTCTGCCGTCCTGGCCGGTGCAGACGGCGTTTATGTCGGATTTGAAAAATATAGCGCAAGAGCATATGCGGATAATTTTGATTTAAAAAATCTTGAAAGAGCTTCCGAGTACTGCCATTTAAACAATGTAAAGCTATATCTGGCGTTAAATACCATTATAAAAGAAAATGAATTACACGGGCTTGCTGATTTTATCTCCGGTATCTTAAAAAGGGTCAGAATAGATGCTTTTATCATACAGGATTTTGCTCTTTTAAAGATCTTAAATGACCTTGATTGCTCTGTGCCGGTTCATGCCAGCACCCAGGTGAATATTCATAACAGTTTTTCTGCAGAATTTTTAAAAAATCTCGGCATAAAAAGAATAATACTTTCAAGAGAAATGACTCTTGAAGAAATAAAAAAAATAGCCGAAAAAGATATTGCGGATATTGAGATTTTCTGCCATGGTTCGCAATGCTATTCATATTCCGGACAGTGCTATTTCAGCACATCAGTCGGACAAAGAAGTGGAAACAGGGGAACATGTCCTCAGCCATGCCGTATGAAATATAAGCTGATAGGCAATGGAAATAAATGGAAATCTGATCAGGAAGGATATTTTTTAAGCAAATGCGATCTTTCCTTAATCGACAGACTGCCGGAGATCATTAATGCCGGAGTAAAAGCAATAAAAATAGAAGGAAGGATGAAAACTCCTGAATATGTCGCCATAGTCACGAGCATATATAGAAAATATATTGATATTTTTTATAAAGGCTCAAATTATCCGGTAGACAGGCAGGATATCTTTAAACTCAAACAGGTTTTTTCCCGAAAATTAAACAATGGATATTTTTCTGAAAAATTTCCCAAAGAAATAATTTCATTCCGGAAGTCCGGAAGTACAGGGAATTTGTTCGGAAGAATTTCCGGAATTGAAACAGGAAAAGAAAAGAAAATAATGCTGGTTGATTCTGAAATGAATTTAAAGAAGGATGATATCCTTGAAATATGGACTAAAAAGGGTAATGAAAGAATAAAAGTAAAAAACTTTTTAACGGAAGATAACAATAATAAAAATACAAAAAAAATAAAATACAGGATTGAAACCAACAGAAAGATTTTTTTTGCAGTGGGTGACAGAGTTTTCAAATATTTTGACAAAGGTCTTGAAGAAGAAGCTGCAGAAATATCAGACAGGAAAAACAAGCCGGGACATGAATTAAACAGGAACACAAAGGGTCTGAAAAACAGCAATTTTCCGATTGATGGGAAAAAAGACAAAAATATTAAAAATGATATTATCTATAATGATATTGATAAAAAAAATGAGATATATCGAAGGATTTCATCTATTAAAATAAGAAATTCAGTTTCCCTGATAAGCTGCAGTCCAAGCAATATTAAGGAAATCATACAAGGAATCGATTCTGCCGGAGAATCAGCCGAAAACGGGAAAGGGATAAGAATAAATCTGATATATGATCTCTTTAATGCAGATAAAAAAAGCTATGCTGAAAACAGTAAGAAATCCATAAATGAATTTATCAAACTAAGCTCATACGCTGCAAAAAAAAATATTGTATTTTATTTTCTGACTCCGGCGATAATCCATGATGATGATCTAAATGATGTATCGGAAGCTGTAAACTATCTGATCGGTAACAATTTTTATAATTTTTATGTATCAAATTATGCTTTTCTGAAATTTTTCTATGATTACTGCGGAAAAACAGAAAAAATTTTTAATATTATTCTTGCCCACAATTTTAACATTGCCAATTCTTTTAACCTGTATGAATTGTTAAGAGAAAAACCTGATAATATATGCCTGAAAGAAGTTGTATTCTCTCCTGAGCTGACCGTTGAGGAAGTCAGTAATGCCGTAGTGGATTTTTATGGAAAAATCCTGAAAAAAAATAATGAGCTTGTCCTGCCTCTTGCAACTCTTTATTCTTATGGCTATTTTCCTTTAATGAGCGCAAGGGTAAAATATAATTTTTCGGGAGATAATTCTGGTAATTTATTTCTGAGGGATAAAAAAAATTATTCTTTTATGATCAGAAGTGATTTTTCAGAAAATACAATTATATATAATTCGAAAAAACACAATCTTGTAAGTGAAACAGCTATTCTGATTCAGGGACTAATTAACGGATTTTTGATAGACGCACGATTATTAAAAAAAGGCGAGAGTATTTTTGCCCTGAATTCATTTTTGGAAGCAGTCAGAATTAACAGAAGGATTGCAGATGATTATTTTAATATAGCCAGGGTTATGAAAGCAAAAAAAGAGACAGAAAAATTAACTCTAAGATTGCTTGAATCGGAATATTTTAAAGACTTTACAAAAGGCCATGTTTCAAAACAGGTAATTTAAAGCAATTTTTACTACCTTCCTTCTGTTTTTTTTATTCTTTTTCTTTTAAGATTTTTATCCGGAAGCATTATCCGCCTGATGAAACTGTTGATGATGTGGTGGATGAGCTTGTTGTAGTAGTTGAAGCCTGTGTTCCCGTGGTTGTGGTTTCCTGAATATCTTCCGCCTTAATGGTGATTTTGCTTCCAAATTCTGCAAATGTTTCTCCTAAAGGAGTCTGGGATATGATTTTTGAAGAGGAATCTGCTCCTCCTGTGGTTTCTACTGTAAAACCCAGAGACGAAAGCAGAGTCGACGCTTCTGATTTCTGCATGCCTATCACGTTTGGAACTTTTATTCCTTTGCTTATTGTAATAATTACTACCTGTTCTTTATTATATATTGTCTGGGGAGCAGGAGATTGCTTGAAAACAAAACCTATAGGTGATTTATTCTCTTCTTCAAGTATGCTTATATTTAAAAAACCTGCATTATTAAGTTTTTTTACTGCGTCCTGTCTGCTCAGACCTATAATGTCCGGAACTGCTGTCTGCGACGGATTGATGCCTTTGCTTATATATACTGTAACACCGGTTCCGGGTGCAACTTCCGTGCCGGGAGCAGGATCCTGGTCATATATAAGATCTGCTGGCTGGAAAGAGCTGTAATCAGTTATTATATTTGATAATGAAAGACCTGCTTCCTTAAGAATATTTTCAGCAGAATTTCTTGTCTGTCCCGTAAGATCAGGCATTATTATTTTTTCTGTCCCTTTGCTGATAAAAATCGTAATTAAAGGATTAATATTGTCACTGGTTTCAATTACTGTACCCGGAAGAGGATCTGTTTTAAATACTGTATCTTCTTCATAATCATTATTTACCTCTATTATTTCACTTACAGAAAAAAACAAGCTGTTAAGCAGCTGCCTGCACTGTTCCGAATTCATACCTGTCACATCAGGAACAGTTATTTTATTATGCACATCACAATATTTTGTAGGTATCTCTCCTTTTACAAATAATCTGAATTCCAGGTTTTCAGAGGGACACCAGAAAGTAGGCAATTTCCCCGAATCCCTGCATACCTGTATCTCATTCAGGCCCTCGCCGGGGATTTTGAACTGCGATACAGGCCTGTCTTTTAATGCCTCACTCATAAATTCACGCCATATTTCTGCCGGGTACGAGCCTCCGGTTATATTTCTGTCATTTATAGGCTCCATGGGTCTGTTGCTGTCCTGATAACCCATCCATACAACAGTCACCAGTTCCGGAGAATATCCTGCAAACCATGCATCTCTTAAATCGCTTGTAGTTCCGGTCTTGCCTGCAGCAGGCCTTCCTATATTTGCATTCCTACCCGTTCCTTCAGTTATGACTCTCTGAAGTATCTGTGTTGCAAGAAAAGCTTCAGGTTCATCAATTATCCTTTTAAATGAGGGATTTTTTTCAGGCAGATATTCAAAAAGTACTTCACCCTTCGAGTCTGTTATTTTTGTTATACATACAGGTTCGTGATATAGTCCTCCTGATGAAAGAGTGGAGAATATCTTGCTTACATCAAGAGGAGTTATGCCCTGTTCAAGACCACCCAGACCTATTGCCGGATTGCTGCCAATGTCATATATATCCATATTGTTTAATAGTTTCTCAACATTATCTGAACCTACCTCCATTGTGAGCTGCGCGTAAACGACATTTACAGAATTGATTGTTGCATCTATTATATTCATGCTTTCACCGAATTTCTGGCCGCCATAATTATCGATAACCCATGGCTTGGAACCAGGGATGTCAATAGTTATGGGTCCGTTGGGATTGTAGGTTTTCTGGGGATTTATATTCTGTCTTATCGCTTCAATCAAAACAGGGACTTTAAAGACTGAACCGGGCTGCCTCTTTCCCTGAGTAGCTATGTTGAACTTGCTTGCATTATAGTCCTTTCCTCCAACCATGGCATATATATATCCATTGCAGGGATCTACTGAGACAAGGGAATAAGAAG is a genomic window containing:
- a CDS encoding U32 family peptidase, with protein sequence MNKIELVVPAGGYEQLKSAVLAGADGVYVGFEKYSARAYADNFDLKNLERASEYCHLNNVKLYLALNTIIKENELHGLADFISGILKRVRIDAFIIQDFALLKILNDLDCSVPVHASTQVNIHNSFSAEFLKNLGIKRIILSREMTLEEIKKIAEKDIADIEIFCHGSQCYSYSGQCYFSTSVGQRSGNRGTCPQPCRMKYKLIGNGNKWKSDQEGYFLSKCDLSLIDRLPEIINAGVKAIKIEGRMKTPEYVAIVTSIYRKYIDIFYKGSNYPVDRQDIFKLKQVFSRKLNNGYFSEKFPKEIISFRKSGSTGNLFGRISGIETGKEKKIMLVDSEMNLKKDDILEIWTKKGNERIKVKNFLTEDNNNKNTKKIKYRIETNRKIFFAVGDRVFKYFDKGLEEEAAEISDRKNKPGHELNRNTKGLKNSNFPIDGKKDKNIKNDIIYNDIDKKNEIYRRISSIKIRNSVSLISCSPSNIKEIIQGIDSAGESAENGKGIRINLIYDLFNADKKSYAENSKKSINEFIKLSSYAAKKNIVFYFLTPAIIHDDDLNDVSEAVNYLIGNNFYNFYVSNYAFLKFFYDYCGKTEKIFNIILAHNFNIANSFNLYELLREKPDNICLKEVVFSPELTVEEVSNAVVDFYGKILKKNNELVLPLATLYSYGYFPLMSARVKYNFSGDNSGNLFLRDKKNYSFMIRSDFSENTIIYNSKKHNLVSETAILIQGLINGFLIDARLLKKGESIFALNSFLEAVRINRRIADDYFNIARVMKAKKETEKLTLRLLESEYFKDFTKGHVSKQVI
- a CDS encoding PBP1A family penicillin-binding protein — protein: MKRNNEIKKQKKGCGFKIFVTFIILFCFAAVIFGAVALYYIATVPDLEDLNPTPVAETSKVYAIDGSLLTEFHATENREIIPFSKMSENIKNAVIAVEDKRFYSHEGVDYRRIIGALIADIKAGGYAQGASTITQQYVKNTYFSQEKTVRRKINEALIAIQIERHFTKDKILEMYLNTVNFGSGSYGIEKAAQTYFGKNAENLSISESALLAGLLKLPEVYSPFNNIEKARNRRNIVLGLMKEQGYITSSEYKEAVNEAVTVNVSGLMNSNTENRFAPYFIDFVKQQLYEKKFSDYDVFKGGLRIYTTLDKELQVAAENSFTKVFPNPIDPSYSLVSVDPCNGYIYAMVGGKDYNASKFNIATQGKRQPGSVFKVPVLIEAIRQNINPQKTYNPNGPITIDIPGSKPWVIDNYGGQKFGESMNIIDATINSVNVVYAQLTMEVGSDNVEKLLNNMDIYDIGSNPAIGLGGLEQGITPLDVSKIFSTLSSGGLYHEPVCITKITDSKGEVLFEYLPEKNPSFKRIIDEPEAFLATQILQRVITEGTGRNANIGRPAAGKTGTTSDLRDAWFAGYSPELVTVVWMGYQDSNRPMEPINDRNITGGSYPAEIWREFMSEALKDRPVSQFKIPGEGLNEIQVCRDSGKLPTFWCPSENLEFRLFVKGEIPTKYCDVHNKITVPDVTGMNSEQCRQLLNSLFFSVSEIIEVNNDYEEDTVFKTDPLPGTVIETSDNINPLITIFISKGTEKIIMPDLTGQTRNSAENILKEAGLSLSNIITDYSSFQPADLIYDQDPAPGTEVAPGTGVTVYISKGINPSQTAVPDIIGLSRQDAVKKLNNAGFLNISILEEENKSPIGFVFKQSPAPQTIYNKEQVVIITISKGIKVPNVIGMQKSEASTLLSSLGFTVETTGGADSSSKIISQTPLGETFAEFGSKITIKAEDIQETTTTGTQASTTTTSSSTTSSTVSSGG